One Methanophagales archaeon DNA window includes the following coding sequences:
- a CDS encoding class I SAM-dependent methyltransferase, with protein MLNKFVDKTGRKPSGWLGKRMYSNPRGHYKSFRLTLDKLQLKPDDIFLEIGCGGGVLLNMALETVKHAKAIDHSSDMVQ; from the coding sequence ATGTTAAATAAATTTGTTGATAAGACCGGGAGGAAGCCATCGGGATGGCTTGGTAAAAGGATGTATAGTAATCCCCGCGGACATTATAAGTCCTTCCGGTTGACTCTGGATAAACTTCAACTCAAACCAGATGACATATTTCTTGAGATAGGTTGTGGAGGTGGTGTTTTGCTAAATATGGCACTGGAAACGGTAAAACATGCCAAAGCGATAGACCATAGTTCCGATATGGTTCAGA